The sequence TATCTCCAACGCCTCTTTCGGCATATACATGCCGAAGTTTTCAGGGACCATCTACGAGGTTCTCTCGGCTCCGGTATCTTACGTGGAGGTGGTACTCGGGTACGTCGGAGCTGCCGCCACCAAGTCTGTCATCCTTGGCCTGATCATACTGGCCACCGCACGCCTGTTCGTGGATTACGACGTACTTCATCCGTTCTGGATGGTGTCCTTCCTCATTCTTACCTCGGTCACTTTCAGTCTGTTTGGGTTCATTATTGGCATCTGGGCGGACGGCTTCGAAAAACTGCAGATCGTGCCCATGATGATCGTGACGCCCCTGGTATTTCTCGGCGGCACCTTCTATTCCATCGACATGCTGCCATCGATCTGGCAGACCATCAGCCTGTTCAACCCGGTGGTTTATCTGATCAGCGGCTTTCGCTGGGCCTTCTACGGAGTGT is a genomic window of Marinobacter sp. F4206 containing:
- a CDS encoding ABC transporter permease, yielding MNLYGVRAIYNFEMARMKRTLMQSVLSPVISTCLYFVVFGSAIGSRMGDIDNISYGAYIIPGLVMLSLLMQSISNASFGIYMPKFSGTIYEVLSAPVSYVEVVLGYVGAAATKSVILGLIILATARLFVDYDVLHPFWMVSFLILTSVTFSLFGFIIGIWADGFEKLQIVPMMIVTPLVFLGGTFYSIDMLPSIWQTISLFNPVVYLISGFRWAFYGVSDVHVGISVGMTLVFLSACMLAVWYIFKTGYRLRS